A genomic segment from Nicotiana sylvestris chromosome 1, ASM39365v2, whole genome shotgun sequence encodes:
- the LOC104211086 gene encoding uncharacterized protein, which produces MDKSWIFIKNRALPQYLNGVEQFLNFAFSNSNVGVRIQCPCIRCNNILWKTREEVKTDLLRRGIDSTYDRWIYHGESDSSSDDGTNVGTDSDIGNDDASTFEMLHDLYRGIPSHSHEFDKNSESSSEESNTEDKIFYRLLKDAEQKLYPDCEKFSKLSFVMRLFQMKCLHGWSNTSFDSLLKLLSDVLPKGNMLPNSIYEVQKIIKGLGLDYVKIDACVNNCILYRKEYADLEQCPKCGEKRWMVRKGEHTDEEVASENSNKRNKGISRKILRYFPIIPRLQRLFMIKRTAEDMRWHKNKKVDDGILRHPADSLAWKNFDEKYPSFASDPRNVRLGLASDGFNPFGSMSNAYRPGMDIDVYLQPLVDDLKTLWESGIETYDAFMKQIFFLRASLLWTINDFPAYGILSGWSTKGRKQCYMGHRRFLEINHPYRRNKSSFDNTKEERLAPQALSGDDVLAQLNTSSQMQHLEILRNENTRNVFKRHKEEFPLWFEKKVVQLKENGDGRITSGLLALARRPDPRAYCHNGYIMNGFRFRTMKSELGLKTQNSGVVVKSDEHTGNVDYYGKIRKILEIQYLDNNSVILFQCDWFEVPTQGRSQSRGYKRDEYGFICVNVTRVHYTNDPFILGSQAQSVYYVKHDQNENWHAVVRVRPQNLFDLPEQEDETESYQLIDLIERGEVDLQIESDNDVIKIQREDIDGVSVDAPSLSNEEEVDLEAFDESDHENGDDFNADEEYLSDEFDEIEDDDWL; this is translated from the exons ATGGATAAGAGCTGGATATTCATTAAGAATAGGGCGTTACCTCAATACTTGAATGGTGTAGAACAATTTCTAAACTTCGCATTTTCTAATTCTAATGTTGGTGTAAGAATCCAATGTCCGTGTATTAGGTGTAACAATATTCTTTGGAAAACGCGAGAAGAAGTAAAGACAGATTTACTTAGACGGGGAATAGATTCAACATATGATAGGTGGATTTATCATGGTGAGTCGGATTCATCTTCAGATGATGGAACAAATGTTGGTACAGATTCAGATATAGGAAATGATGATGCTTCCACTTTTGAAATGTTGCATGACTTGTATCGTGGTATTCCCTCTCATAGTCATGAGTTTGATAAGAATAGTGAGTCTAGTTCTGAAGAGTCTAATACAGAAGATAAAATTTTCTATAGATTATTAAAAGATGCAGAGCAAAAATTATATCCTGATTGTGAAAAATTCTCCAAACTCTCGTTTGTAATGCGTCTTTTTCAAATGAAGTGTCTACATGGCTGGAGTAATACCTCATTTGACTCTTTATTGAAACTATTGAGTGATGTTTTACCCAAAGGAAATATGCTTCCGAATTCTATCTATGAAGTTCAAAAGATAATTAAAGGTTTGGGTTTAGATTATGTGAAGATAGATGCATGTGTTAATAATTGCATTTTATATAGAAAGGAATATGCGGATCTTGAGCAATGCCCTAAATGTGGTGAGAAAAGATGGATGGTAAGAAAAGGAGAACATACTGATGAAGAGGTTGCTTCAGAAAATTCGAATAAGAGAAATAAAGGAATTTCTAGAAAGATTCTTAGATACTTTCCTATCATACCAAGATTACAACGATTGTTTATGATAAAACGTACCGCTGAAGATATGAGATGGCATAAAAATAAGAAAGTCGATGATGGAATTTTACGACATCCAGCTGACTCCTTGGCGTGGAAAAATTTTGATGAAAAATATCCAAGTTTTGCTTCAGATCCACGTAATGTAAGGCTTGGGCTTGCTTCAGATGGCTTTAATCCTTTTGGTTCAATGAGTAATGCTTATA GACCTGGTATGGATATTGATGTGTATCTCCAACCTTTGGTAGATGATTTGAAAACCTTGTGGGAGAGTGGAATTGAGACTTATGATGCTTTTATGAAACAAATTTTTTTCTTACGTGCTTCTTTATTGTGGACAATTAATGACTTTCCAGCTTATGGTATTTTATCCGGTTGGAGCACTAAAG GTCGCAAGCAATGCTATATGGGTCATCGTAGGTTCTTGGAAATAAATCATCCCTATCGTCGAAATAAAAGTTCTTTTGATAACACAAAGGAAGAAAGACTTGCACCACAAGCTTTGAGTGGAGATGATGTGCTTGCACAACTTAATACATCCTCACAAAT GCAACACTTAGAAATATTAAGGAACGAGAATACTAGAAATGTTTTCAAGAGACACAAGGAGGAATTTCCTTTGTGGTTTGAGAAAAAG GTGGTACAGTTAAAAGAAAATGGTGATGGCCGAATTACCAGTGGATTACTAGCTTTGGCAAGACGTCCAGATCCTCGTGCTTATTGCCATAATGGATATATCATGAATGGGTTTAGGTTTCGAACAATGAAATCTGAGCTAGGTTTGAAAACTCAAAATAGTGGTGTAGTTGTGAAAAGTGATGAACATACAGGAAATGTTGATTAttatggaaagataagaaagatTTTAGAGATCCAATATTTGGATAATAATTCAGTCATATTATTCCAATGTGACTGGTTTGAAGTTCCTACTCAAGGTCGTAGTCAAAGTAGAGGTTATAAAAGGGATGAATATGGATTCATATGTGTAAATGTGACACGAGTCCATTATACAAATGATCCATTCATTTTAGGCTCACAAGCACAATCTGTGTATTATGTTAAACACGATCAAAATGAGAATTGGCATGCTGTGGTAAGAGTAAGACCACAGAATTTGTTTGATTTACCCGAACAAGAAGATGAAACGGAGTCGTATCAACTGATTGACTTGATTGAAAGAGGAGAAGTAGATCTTCAAATAGAGTCCGACAATGATGTTATTAAAATACAAAGAGAAGACATTGATGGAGTGAGTGTAGATGCCCCTTCTCTAAGTAATGAGGAAGAAGTAGACTTAGAAGCTTTTGATGAATCTGATCATGAAAATGGAGATGACTTCAATGCAGATGAAGAATATCTTTCTGATGAGTTTGATGAAATTGAGGATGATGActggttgtaa